A region from the Vigna radiata var. radiata cultivar VC1973A unplaced genomic scaffold, Vradiata_ver6 scaffold_310, whole genome shotgun sequence genome encodes:
- the LOC106780429 gene encoding uncharacterized protein LOC106780429: protein MVYGKACHLPVEMEHKALWALKFLSFDPHETQSKRRNQLLELEEMRLHAYDSSRNYKEKVKFYHDKKLIKRVFTPGQQVLLFNSRLKLFPGKLKSKWSGPFVIKHVYPNGAVELETTNKERNWVVNGQRLKHYLGGEVEQFSTILMLVDP, encoded by the coding sequence ATGGTATATGGGAAAGCATGTCATTTGCCAGTAGAGATGGAGCATAaggctttgtgggctttgaaatttttaagttttgatcCTCATGAAACTCAAAGCAAACGAAGAAATCAGTTGTTAGAACTTGAAGAGATGCGGTTACATGCATATGATTCATCTAggaattataaagaaaaggtgaaattttatcatgataaaaagcTAATAAAGAGAGTCTTCACTCCAGGACAGCAGGTGCTATTATTTAATTCACGGTTGAAGTTATTTCCTGGGaagctgaaatcaaaatggtcgggacccTTTGTGATAAAGCATGTATATCCAAATGGAGCTGTGGAATTGGAAACTACAAATAAGGAGAGAAATTGGGTTGTAAATGGTCAGAGGCTTAAACATTATTTAGGAGGAGAAGTGGAGCAGTTTTCCACCATActgatgttggtggatccatga